From the genome of Bacillota bacterium, one region includes:
- a CDS encoding threonine/serine exporter, whose amino-acid sequence MLLKPIFAAAAAASFGILFNVRGKNLIFTGINGGFGYFIFALFTSHNYESYIGMFFASLVMTIFAEIAARKIKAPAAIFLAPALIPIVPGGRMFAFVLHLLEGNNQLAVADGIATLLQSGAIAIGIIIVSSMTKVMMGLLHMKKSYK is encoded by the coding sequence GTGCTTCTAAAACCAATATTTGCCGCGGCAGCAGCGGCATCATTTGGCATTCTCTTTAATGTGCGGGGAAAAAACTTAATATTTACTGGTATCAATGGCGGGTTTGGCTACTTTATTTTCGCTCTGTTTACTTCTCATAACTATGAAAGCTATATCGGCATGTTTTTTGCCAGTCTAGTGATGACCATATTTGCTGAGATAGCTGCCCGCAAGATCAAAGCCCCGGCAGCAATCTTTTTGGCTCCTGCTTTAATTCCGATTGTTCCCGGTGGAAGGATGTTTGCTTTTGTGCTGCATCTTCTAGAAGGCAATAACCAGCTTGCAGTAGCTGATGGGATCGCAACACTGCTCCAATCTGGAGCGATTGCGATTGGGATAATAATTGTCTCCTCAATGACCAAGGTGATGATGGGTTTATTACATATGAAAAAAAGTTATAAATAA
- a CDS encoding dihydroorotate dehydrogenase — MSGPDLSVKLAGLSLKNPVMPASGCFGFGQEYAKYYPLHQLGAVVTKAVTRQPRQGNPTPRVTEVKGGMLNAIGLANPGVEHVLANELPWLAEQDVPVVVNVAGETAAEYVEVAELVSKSGLAAAIELNVSCPNVKAGGITFGVDPQILESLVKEVRSVCSIPLFVKLSPNVADIREIALAAQSGGADGLTLINTLIGMKIDIKSRRPVLANRTGGLSGPAVKPVAVRMVYDTAQVVDIPIIGMGGICTGADAVEFIMAGASAVMVGTANFTNPRACPKIIAEIREFMEANGIESLDEIRGCAL; from the coding sequence ATGAGCGGTCCTGATTTGAGCGTAAAACTTGCGGGGTTGAGCTTAAAGAATCCGGTAATGCCTGCCTCCGGCTGTTTTGGATTCGGACAGGAGTACGCCAAGTATTACCCTCTGCATCAGCTGGGGGCGGTAGTAACGAAGGCGGTGACCCGCCAGCCCCGCCAGGGTAATCCTACTCCTAGAGTGACTGAGGTTAAGGGTGGAATGTTAAACGCAATCGGACTGGCAAACCCCGGTGTGGAGCATGTGCTGGCGAATGAGCTGCCCTGGCTTGCCGAGCAGGATGTTCCGGTAGTTGTGAACGTAGCGGGAGAGACGGCAGCGGAGTATGTAGAAGTTGCAGAGCTGGTTTCTAAATCCGGGCTTGCAGCTGCGATTGAGCTCAACGTTTCTTGTCCCAATGTAAAAGCAGGTGGAATCACCTTTGGTGTGGATCCCCAAATCTTGGAGAGCTTGGTTAAGGAAGTAAGGAGTGTCTGCTCCATTCCTTTATTTGTTAAGCTATCCCCTAATGTGGCAGATATTCGCGAAATAGCCTTGGCGGCGCAATCCGGGGGAGCTGATGGCTTGACTTTAATCAATACTTTAATCGGCATGAAAATAGATATTAAATCCCGCCGTCCGGTCTTGGCTAATAGGACCGGAGGCCTTTCTGGCCCGGCAGTAAAGCCGGTAGCGGTGCGGATGGTGTATGACACAGCTCAAGTTGTGGACATTCCCATTATCGGGATGGGTGGAATCTGCACCGGAGCCGATGCGGTTGAGTTTATTATGGCAGGAGCCAGCGCGGTGATGGTTGGAACTGCTAATTTTACCAATCCAAGGGCCTGCCCAAAGATTATCGCTGAAATTAGAGAATTCATGGAAGCAAACGGAATTGAAAGCCTTGATGAGATACGGGGGTGCGCTCTGTGA
- the pyrF gene encoding orotidine-5'-phosphate decarboxylase: MRSVKLNDRVIVALDFQEIEQLDKLLKQLPNLSFVKVGMELFYTAGPDLVKRLKDRGLKVFLDVKVHDIPNTAYGAVNTLSKLGCDILNVHCAGGLEMMKRAKEALVGDTKLIGVTQLTSIDQEAMNEQLLIPGEVEDCVLHYAALAKEAGLHGVVCSPNEVKLLKSKLGLGFLAVTPGVRPLGSDVGDQKRIMSPAQAVQVGSDYLVIGRPITASSDPKRAFDQILAEIEVVL; the protein is encoded by the coding sequence GTGCGCTCTGTGAAATTAAATGACCGGGTGATTGTTGCGTTAGACTTTCAGGAAATTGAGCAGCTGGATAAACTGCTGAAGCAGCTGCCTAATCTGTCTTTTGTTAAGGTGGGCATGGAGCTTTTTTACACTGCCGGTCCGGATTTAGTGAAGCGGTTAAAGGACCGGGGCTTAAAAGTATTCCTTGATGTAAAGGTGCATGATATTCCCAACACAGCCTATGGCGCTGTTAATACTTTAAGTAAACTTGGCTGCGATATTCTCAACGTTCACTGCGCCGGTGGACTGGAGATGATGAAACGAGCAAAGGAAGCGCTGGTGGGAGACACTAAACTGATTGGGGTAACCCAGCTTACTTCGATAGATCAAGAAGCGATGAACGAGCAGCTTTTGATCCCAGGAGAAGTTGAAGACTGCGTGCTCCACTATGCTGCGCTTGCTAAAGAGGCGGGACTGCATGGAGTGGTTTGTTCTCCTAATGAGGTAAAACTGCTTAAAAGTAAGTTAGGTCTAGGATTTCTAGCCGTAACTCCGGGAGTGCGGCCTCTGGGCAGTGATGTGGGAGACCAGAAGCGGATAATGAGTCCTGCTCAAGCAGTGCAGGTCGGCAGCGATTATTTGGTGATTGGACGGCCGATTACCGCCAGTTCTGATCCAAAGCGGGCATTCGATCAGATCTTGGCAGAAATTGAGGTGGTATTATGA
- a CDS encoding radical SAM protein has translation MRYQGSYRQITTASFEKKIAAAQQHLTNCKLCPRECGVDRTTELGFCQAGAELGVSSFGPHFGEERELVGKNGSGTIFFAHCNLRCVYCQNYQLSFWGEGEVYTTEQLADMMLVIQANYKCGNINLVTPTHYVPHILEAVYIASQKGLRIPIVYNCSGYESIDTLKLLEGVVDIYMPDIKYSSEEWGRKYSQAPDYFAKAFLALKEMDRQVGGLVVEESGLAYRGLLIRHLVLPGGLEETKQVLDFIKSELSPDVLVNLMAQYYPSYKAFEYPELDRRISQKEFSEAVSYAEALGLRLAEC, from the coding sequence ATGAGGTATCAAGGCAGCTATCGTCAGATTACAACAGCTAGTTTTGAAAAGAAAATTGCTGCTGCCCAGCAGCATCTAACCAACTGCAAACTATGTCCGCGTGAATGTGGTGTGGATCGCACTACGGAGTTAGGTTTTTGCCAGGCAGGTGCTGAACTAGGAGTTTCCAGCTTTGGTCCTCACTTTGGGGAAGAAAGAGAATTGGTTGGGAAAAATGGCTCTGGTACTATCTTCTTTGCCCACTGTAATCTCCGCTGTGTCTACTGTCAGAATTACCAGCTCAGCTTTTGGGGAGAAGGTGAGGTATACACTACCGAACAGCTTGCAGACATGATGCTGGTCATTCAGGCTAACTATAAGTGCGGTAACATTAATTTAGTGACGCCTACCCATTATGTTCCCCACATTTTAGAGGCCGTGTATATTGCATCCCAAAAGGGCTTGCGAATACCAATTGTTTATAACTGCAGCGGTTATGAAAGTATCGACACGCTTAAGCTGCTTGAGGGTGTTGTAGACATTTATATGCCGGACATTAAATACAGCTCGGAGGAGTGGGGCAGGAAATATTCTCAAGCTCCAGATTATTTTGCTAAAGCATTTTTAGCACTTAAAGAAATGGATCGCCAGGTAGGCGGTCTTGTAGTTGAAGAAAGCGGTTTAGCTTACCGGGGACTTTTAATCCGGCACCTGGTACTTCCTGGTGGTTTGGAAGAAACAAAGCAAGTCCTAGATTTTATCAAATCAGAGCTTTCTCCGGATGTATTGGTCAACTTAATGGCTCAATACTATCCAAGCTATAAAGCATTTGAATACCCGGAACTGGACCGCAGGATAAGCCAGAAAGAATTCAGCGAAGCAGTAAGCTATGCCGAGGCACTTGGCCTAAGGCTTGCTGAGTGTTAG
- a CDS encoding threonine/serine exporter family protein, giving the protein MNRYEIGEIIDIACRAGKIILENGGEIYRVEDTMQFVCRAFGIEECDSYATPTMIVISVSDEKGEVFSRMMRIRRRGVNLNKVEAVNNFSRAILHNPITPEEAKAKLAAINNYPVYSFWYMAFAAAVGTSAFTIVFDGGLSTFICGFFLGGFLRLIVDGLNRIQLGFFTVNVIGGAAAALGGWLFTYLGLIPDWWIITLSALMQLVPGLIFTNALRDAAAGDLVSAISRGMEALSIVTALASGAGGTLMLLAKLGGG; this is encoded by the coding sequence GTGAACAGGTATGAAATCGGTGAAATTATAGATATTGCCTGCAGGGCCGGAAAAATCATCTTGGAAAATGGCGGCGAGATTTATCGGGTAGAGGATACCATGCAGTTTGTCTGCAGGGCATTCGGAATTGAAGAATGCGACAGCTACGCTACACCAACCATGATTGTAATTTCCGTCAGTGATGAAAAAGGTGAAGTGTTTTCCCGGATGATGCGGATCCGTCGGCGCGGCGTTAATCTTAACAAGGTTGAAGCAGTGAACAATTTTTCCCGCGCGATTTTACATAATCCAATCACTCCTGAAGAAGCTAAAGCAAAGCTGGCGGCTATCAACAACTATCCTGTGTACAGTTTTTGGTATATGGCTTTTGCTGCGGCAGTGGGGACAAGTGCTTTTACGATTGTCTTTGACGGAGGATTAAGTACTTTTATCTGCGGCTTTTTTCTGGGAGGTTTTCTCCGCTTAATTGTTGATGGCTTAAATAGAATTCAGCTTGGCTTCTTTACTGTCAATGTAATTGGCGGCGCTGCGGCTGCTCTGGGTGGCTGGCTGTTTACATATTTAGGTTTGATACCTGATTGGTGGATCATTACTCTATCGGCTTTAATGCAGCTGGTACCTGGACTAATCTTTACCAATGCGCTGCGGGATGCGGCTGCTGGTGACCTTGTTTCGGCAATCAGCCGGGGGATGGAAGCGTTAAGTATCGTTACTGCCTTGGCCAGCGGAGCCGGTGGAACGCTGATGCTTCTGGCAAAACTGGGAGGTGGATGA
- a CDS encoding AAA domain-containing protein translates to MIDTVKLHEVLVDYKKDFDNWWTKERYKWQAVKHFQQHWSINAPDFLEMFTQATNKTDNLTASQHYYPRAMLQEFIAADAEAVRAMFINLYDEYKDLTARVEKFISDADRLKEKHDNGSWKQHYQTPNSISTYLWLRFPHKYYIYKYSEAIKVAKVLNSSLVPAGSRTNRLTIGFKLYDQLCEELKKDIELINKLQSVLDDDCYPDPALKTLTMDVGYYISRVFSEKDKWFPEDYSPNISVQQWLDLLGNQDIFTPDSLEIMKRIKDHGGMATCKQLSEKYGEKPNFYNAGSSSLAQRIAKATNCPLPPDNKDSRWWPILYLGKHTDDKSEGTFIWKLRDELSTALDQFDLSGVELHAQETDNIALYTKQDFLNEVFMTEADFDTLVSLLENKKNLILEGPPGVGKTFAAKRLAWAVLGKKQDDNIEFIQFHQNYSYEDFVMGYKPRGESFELEHGIFYRFCQKASSKPKEQFFFIIDEINRGNTSKIFGELLMLIEKDYRGTKTTLAYDKTPFTVPSNIYIIGMMNTADRSLAMIDYALRRRFSFFRISPGFDSDGFRAYMNQLDNETFNTLIDRVKELNKVIVDDPSLGREFRIGHSYFCSRNKDTCTEDWMREIVEYEVLPLLEEYWFDDRTKLKHWENMLRSVFDD, encoded by the coding sequence ATGATTGACACCGTTAAGCTCCATGAGGTACTGGTTGACTACAAAAAAGACTTTGATAATTGGTGGACAAAAGAACGCTACAAGTGGCAAGCAGTAAAGCATTTTCAACAGCACTGGAGCATAAATGCTCCGGACTTTTTGGAAATGTTCACTCAAGCTACCAATAAAACCGATAATCTAACCGCGTCTCAACACTATTATCCACGCGCAATGCTTCAGGAGTTTATTGCTGCTGACGCAGAAGCTGTTAGGGCTATGTTTATTAATCTTTATGACGAATATAAAGATTTGACTGCACGAGTCGAAAAATTTATATCTGATGCAGACAGGCTAAAAGAAAAACATGACAACGGTTCATGGAAACAACACTACCAGACTCCTAACTCAATAAGCACCTATCTTTGGCTCCGTTTTCCTCACAAATACTATATCTACAAATACTCAGAAGCCATAAAGGTAGCCAAGGTCCTCAATAGCAGTCTTGTTCCCGCTGGTTCAAGGACCAATAGATTAACTATCGGCTTTAAACTGTATGATCAATTGTGTGAGGAATTAAAGAAAGATATTGAGCTGATTAATAAGCTACAGTCAGTTCTGGACGATGACTGCTATCCTGATCCCGCTCTAAAAACTCTAACAATGGATGTTGGTTATTATATCAGTAGAGTTTTTTCGGAAAAGGACAAATGGTTCCCTGAAGATTACAGTCCCAACATCTCGGTACAACAATGGCTGGATCTATTAGGTAATCAGGACATATTTACCCCAGATAGTCTAGAGATCATGAAAAGGATTAAGGACCATGGGGGCATGGCAACTTGCAAACAACTCTCAGAAAAGTATGGTGAAAAACCCAACTTCTACAACGCTGGCTCTTCATCACTTGCACAGCGAATTGCCAAAGCTACTAATTGTCCTCTTCCACCCGATAATAAAGATTCTCGGTGGTGGCCTATTCTTTATTTGGGCAAACATACCGATGATAAATCAGAAGGCACATTTATCTGGAAACTTCGTGACGAGTTAAGTACAGCGTTAGATCAGTTTGATCTTTCTGGCGTGGAGTTGCATGCACAAGAAACGGATAATATTGCATTATACACTAAACAAGATTTTTTAAATGAGGTTTTTATGACTGAAGCAGACTTCGACACACTGGTGTCACTGCTTGAGAACAAAAAGAACCTAATATTAGAAGGGCCACCAGGAGTTGGAAAAACTTTTGCTGCAAAACGCTTAGCTTGGGCTGTTTTGGGCAAGAAGCAGGATGACAATATTGAGTTCATTCAATTCCATCAAAATTACTCATATGAAGACTTTGTAATGGGATATAAACCCCGTGGAGAAAGCTTTGAACTAGAGCACGGAATCTTCTATCGTTTCTGCCAAAAAGCATCCAGTAAACCTAAAGAACAGTTTTTCTTCATCATCGATGAAATCAACCGAGGCAACACCAGCAAGATATTTGGCGAGCTGCTGATGTTGATCGAAAAAGACTATCGGGGTACTAAGACAACCTTAGCATATGACAAAACACCGTTTACTGTACCTAGCAACATATATATTATCGGCATGATGAATACAGCCGACCGGAGCTTAGCTATGATTGACTACGCTCTGCGCAGGCGCTTTAGCTTTTTTAGAATATCTCCAGGATTTGATTCAGATGGTTTCCGAGCGTATATGAACCAGCTGGATAACGAAACATTTAACACTCTGATTGACCGGGTGAAGGAGCTTAATAAAGTGATTGTTGACGATCCATCGCTTGGCAGAGAATTCCGCATTGGACACAGCTACTTCTGCAGTCGAAATAAGGATACCTGCACAGAGGATTGGATGCGTGAGATTGTGGAATATGAGGTTCTGCCGCTGTTGGAGGAATACTGGTTTGATGACAGAACTAAGCTTAAACACTGGGAAAATATGCTCCGGAGTGTGTTCGATGACTAA
- a CDS encoding restriction endonuclease, translating into MTIPDYQSIMLPLLHFAGDGKVHSIHDAYSAMADYFRLSDEERKALLPSGKQKVIENRVSWARTYLVKAGLLYSPKRGCFQITETGQSFLSTNPQRLTIEELRKYEGFKEFRYGQERQKNKTETMSRIQTPEEILERTVDEMQQELAQELLSKIMDCTPGFFERLVVDLLVRMGYGGSRREAGQVLGRSGDGGIDGIIKEDKLGLETIYIQAKRWEQSVGRPEIQRFVGALQGVKARRGVFITTSYFTQDAWNYANNIETRIVLIDGQQLAELMIEHNLGVSTVETYTVKRIDSDYFLDE; encoded by the coding sequence ATGACAATACCAGATTATCAGAGTATTATGCTGCCTCTTCTGCATTTTGCTGGCGATGGCAAGGTCCATTCTATCCATGATGCTTATTCGGCTATGGCAGATTATTTTCGACTATCCGATGAAGAAAGAAAAGCATTGTTACCTAGCGGGAAGCAAAAGGTGATAGAAAATAGAGTGAGTTGGGCTAGGACTTATTTGGTTAAGGCTGGCTTGCTGTATTCTCCAAAGAGGGGATGCTTTCAAATTACTGAAACAGGGCAAAGTTTCTTGAGTACAAATCCCCAGAGATTAACTATTGAAGAACTGCGTAAGTATGAAGGTTTTAAAGAGTTTCGATATGGTCAAGAAAGACAAAAGAATAAGACGGAGACTATGAGTCGGATACAGACACCCGAAGAAATATTAGAGAGAACTGTTGATGAAATGCAGCAAGAGTTAGCTCAAGAGTTGCTATCAAAAATAATGGATTGTACTCCGGGTTTTTTTGAACGATTAGTAGTGGATCTTCTCGTACGCATGGGCTATGGTGGTTCTAGACGTGAGGCTGGGCAAGTCTTAGGTCGTTCGGGCGATGGTGGTATTGATGGTATAATTAAGGAAGATAAATTGGGACTTGAAACAATTTATATACAGGCGAAACGGTGGGAACAATCTGTAGGACGTCCAGAAATACAACGATTTGTAGGTGCATTACAGGGTGTTAAGGCACGTCGTGGAGTGTTTATAACTACCTCCTACTTCACACAGGATGCTTGGAACTATGCCAATAACATAGAGACTAGAATAGTTTTAATTGACGGACAACAGTTAGCAGAATTGATGATTGAACATAATCTGGGGGTTAGTACTGTTGAAACATATACGGTGAAGCGGATTGACTCTGATTATTTCTTGGATGAATGA
- a CDS encoding orotate phosphoribosyltransferase, translating into MTSQELLQEFIELGALKEGHFQLTSGLHSQQYVQCAAVFEYPNKAEKIVAELVKKLPRDLDTVIAPAVGGINLGYEVAKALNCRFIFAEREQGKMTLRRGFHLQPQERVLVVEDVVTTGGSVQEILEIAKNNDCRVQAVASLVDRSGGKVDFKAPYFSLLKLEIETYSPENCSLCKAGVPIMKPGSRGSK; encoded by the coding sequence ATGACAAGCCAAGAACTCCTTCAGGAGTTTATTGAATTAGGTGCGCTGAAAGAGGGACATTTTCAGCTAACTTCAGGACTGCACTCACAGCAGTATGTGCAGTGCGCGGCTGTGTTTGAATATCCGAATAAGGCAGAGAAAATAGTGGCTGAGCTTGTTAAGAAGCTGCCGCGGGATCTCGACACAGTTATTGCTCCGGCAGTTGGGGGAATTAATTTGGGTTATGAAGTGGCGAAAGCTTTAAACTGCCGCTTTATTTTTGCAGAAAGAGAACAGGGAAAAATGACCCTGCGGCGCGGGTTCCATCTCCAACCACAGGAAAGGGTATTAGTGGTGGAGGATGTGGTAACAACTGGGGGATCAGTCCAGGAAATCCTGGAAATAGCAAAGAATAATGACTGCAGAGTGCAGGCAGTGGCCTCCTTGGTGGATCGCAGTGGAGGGAAGGTTGATTTCAAAGCACCTTATTTTTCTCTGCTGAAGCTGGAAATTGAAACTTATTCTCCGGAGAACTGTTCGCTCTGCAAAGCAGGAGTGCCAATTATGAAACCGGGTAGTAGGGGGAGTAAGTAA
- a CDS encoding dihydroorotate dehydrogenase electron transfer subunit, with product MMIQIGTGCEHVLRRPISIAAVDEDSLTLVYRTVGEGTRWLSKRKSGDKLDVLGPLGSGFPLPPPNAEVLVVGGGIGSPPLYQLASELTGITENVDLALGFRSKSECFWIDEFSKLGNLAIATDDGSAGVQGSVIDLVNKFQSAGKSWDYVYACGPVGMLRALQEHFAGQAVHGYVSLEERMACGVGACYGCVCKTEDKAFAKRICADGPVFDWNEVIL from the coding sequence GCTGAGGCGGCCGATCAGCATCGCAGCAGTGGATGAAGATAGTTTGACATTAGTTTACCGCACCGTAGGCGAGGGAACCAGATGGCTTTCGAAGCGGAAATCTGGAGACAAGCTTGATGTTCTAGGGCCTTTAGGCAGTGGCTTTCCCCTCCCTCCTCCAAATGCAGAGGTGTTAGTTGTTGGAGGCGGGATTGGTTCGCCCCCGCTGTACCAATTAGCATCAGAGCTTACAGGTATAACTGAAAATGTGGATCTTGCTTTGGGATTTCGAAGTAAAAGTGAATGCTTCTGGATCGATGAGTTTTCCAAGCTTGGCAATTTAGCTATAGCAACTGATGATGGTTCAGCAGGAGTTCAGGGCAGTGTGATAGATTTAGTGAACAAGTTCCAGTCTGCAGGTAAAAGCTGGGACTATGTTTATGCCTGCGGACCTGTAGGCATGCTGCGGGCTTTGCAGGAGCATTTTGCCGGACAAGCTGTGCATGGCTATGTTTCTTTGGAAGAGCGGATGGCCTGCGGTGTAGGCGCCTGCTATGGCTGTGTCTGCAAAACAGAGGATAAGGCTTTTGCTAAGCGGATCTGCGCTGATGGTCCGGTTTTTGACTGGAACGAGGTGATTCTATGA
- the mcrC gene encoding 5-methylcytosine-specific restriction endonuclease system specificity protein McrC codes for MTKHNGILIKNIYYMLSYAYQVLKQKNYQELASEDFENVQDLLAGILAVGMAQQVKQGLYREYVPHTDDIAGLRGRIKIHDTIHKKIKRHARLACEYDQLTENNIFNQIIKTTAFHLLKSNTVNKSRRHALKKVLLFFADVDNLDPAFIDWNTLRFHRNNQNYIMLLNICSFVLDSLLLTTEKGLYKMSEFSLDEINLAKLFEKFVLEYYRYHHPMLKASSTQIKWDVDTEYASILPTMYTDVTLRYGDEMLIIDTKYYNRTMQTHWLFGTQTLHSSNLYQIFSYVKNADSDKTGNVSGLLLYAKTGESISTNCDVIIDGNRISVRILDLNVPFPEIAAQLDDIATSFFETYSISTTER; via the coding sequence ATGACTAAGCACAACGGTATCCTTATCAAAAATATCTACTACATGCTTTCATATGCTTACCAGGTGCTGAAACAGAAAAACTACCAAGAACTAGCATCAGAGGATTTTGAAAATGTCCAGGACTTGCTCGCTGGAATTCTAGCTGTAGGCATGGCACAACAGGTGAAACAAGGCTTATACCGCGAATACGTTCCGCACACAGATGACATTGCTGGACTGCGAGGTAGAATTAAGATTCATGATACCATTCATAAGAAAATCAAAAGACACGCGCGGTTGGCGTGCGAATATGATCAACTCACAGAAAACAATATCTTTAATCAGATCATTAAAACAACTGCATTTCACCTGCTCAAATCAAACACCGTTAATAAATCCAGACGACACGCGCTGAAAAAAGTGTTGCTCTTCTTTGCAGATGTGGATAATCTTGACCCAGCTTTTATCGACTGGAATACTTTAAGATTTCACCGCAACAATCAGAACTACATAATGCTGCTTAATATCTGCTCTTTTGTGCTGGACAGCCTGCTTTTAACAACCGAAAAAGGTCTTTACAAAATGTCTGAATTCTCTTTGGATGAGATCAACTTGGCTAAGCTGTTTGAAAAATTTGTCCTGGAATATTACCGCTATCATCATCCGATGCTGAAAGCATCCTCAACGCAGATTAAGTGGGACGTCGATACAGAATATGCATCTATCCTTCCCACAATGTACACTGATGTCACACTGAGGTATGGTGACGAAATGCTTATTATTGATACAAAATACTATAACAGAACAATGCAGACCCATTGGCTGTTTGGAACCCAGACTCTCCATTCATCCAACTTATATCAGATTTTTTCATATGTAAAAAATGCAGACTCAGACAAAACTGGGAATGTATCGGGACTACTGCTGTATGCTAAGACAGGTGAAAGCATATCAACGAACTGCGATGTAATTATCGATGGCAATAGAATCTCTGTAAGAATACTGGATCTTAATGTTCCGTTCCCAGAAATTGCTGCCCAATTAGATGACATTGCAACTTCTTTTTTTGAAACCTATTCTATCTCCACAACGGAGCGCTAA